TAACACTATCCAGCCGCTGGAGCCGGACCTGTTGCAAGCCCAGGCCGATATCACCTGGGCCGAACACCTGACGTTCGTTTATCCGATCTGGTGGGGCGGCATACCGGCGTTGATGAAGGGCTTTCTCGACCGCATTTTCCTGCCCGGTTTTGCTTTCAAATACCGTGAGGGCAAGGCCTTCCCCGACAAACTGCTCAAGGGCCGGACCGCGCATCTGCTGGTGACCATGGACACGCCGCCCTGGTATTACAAATGGGTCTATCACATGCCCGGCCTGCACCAGATGCGCAAGACGACCCTGGAGTTCTGCGGCATCAAGCCGTTGAAGACCCTGACTTTCGGGCCGATCCTGGGTTCGAAGTCGACCCAGCGTGACGCCTGGCTCGAACAGGCCCGGGTTACCGCCGGTAGCTGACGCCCCCTTCGCTGTCTGCTGACGGCGCACCCTCGCCGTCAGCCCGTCCTCACGTCCCCTCTCAAGCGGTCGTTCGTCGGCTGTGCGCGTCATTTACACACCGCTGCAACCATTGAATGTTATTCACTATATTATTCGCTCCGATCAGGCATGAGGTCTGGTCGCGCTACGCCCTGTTTGATCATCGAGACGGATCTTTATGTATATCGGCAAAGCCGCCCAGCTGTCGGGCACCACAGTCAAAAGCATTCGCCATTACGAAGAAATCGGCCTATTGCCCGAGCCCAAGCGTGAAGGCAAATACCGTATCTACAGCCAGCAGAGTGTCGAGGTGTTGACGTTCATCAAGTGCGCCCAGCAACTGGGTTTCAAGCTCAAAGAGCTGCGGTTGATGTTGAACAACTACCACGGTGACGAATTCCCGTGGGACATGGCGCAAAAAGCGATCGCCGAAAAAAAGGCCGAGCTGGTCTCCCAGATCGGCGCTCTACAGCAACTGCACAACGGCCTCGAAGAATTCGAAAACAACCTCAACGATGCCCGAGATGAATGTCAGTTCGAGCGTATCGCCCGCTATGGCGAAAAAAACCCGGGCAATACGCTGAACTGACTACCCTGCTGCACAGGATGATCCCTCGCATGTCACTGGCGCGCCTGCGCTGCCGGTCATCAGGTCAGATCAAGGCGGGCTTCCCTGCGGCTCGATCTTTTTCCGGCAGCGGCGCTACCGGAACAATCGCGGCGAAGAACCACGGCGACACCAGCGTCACCAGCAGAATGGTCATGACACCGCTGGAAAACAGCGCCATCGCCACCAGTGCGCCCAAATCGACAATCGGCTTGAAGTCGGAAAACAGAAGCGCCATGAATCCCACGGAGAAAATCACCACGTTGACCACGGTCGAACGGCCGACGCTGTGCATCGCCTGCAAAATGGCCGCGTCGATATGAATGCCTTGCTGCACCAACAGTTTGATCCGTGACAGCAGGTGCACCGCGTAATCGACCACACCCACCACCAGGAAGGTCACCAGCGTCGTACCGATGTTCAGCTCGATGCCGAACAGGAACATGAAGCCATAGACTGTCACCGAGGTGGTCAACAGGGTCAGCATGCCGAGTACGCCCAACCGTACCGACTTGAGCCAATACATCATCATCAGCGTGACCACCAGCAACGCCAGGGAAAAACTCAAGACCTGGCCCTGGGTGATTTCCTGCAACACGCCGGTCCAGATCAACGGCGTGCCGGCGTGCGTCACTTCGAGATTGGCCGGTTTGTTCACCAGCAACCAGGCATCGAGCTGATCCAGCATGGCCTGGTAGTCGCTGGCCACCGACGACGTCATGGTGTACAGCGTCAACGCCTTGGAATAGTCGGCATTGAGCACGTTATTGAGGTCCGAGCCGCCGCCGTTCTCGAACAGCATCACGTGTTGCTCGATCAGTGAATTGCCCGGCACCTCGAACCGCTCGACCTGCCCCTCATCATTGACCGACGTCACCTGCTCCAGCGCCTGGGGCACGCGCAAGTAGTCGGGGTTCATATCGTTGAGCACCAGGTTCATGCGCTTGACGTAAGTCGCCAGGGAATAGCCGTAACTGACGTGCGGTTGCTGCTTGATGAAGTGGTCGAGCTTGTCGATGAACTGCACCACTTCAGTGGTCAGCACGCCGCGCGGTTCTTTGCTGTCGATGGCGATCCAGCCCGGTGCCGTGCCCGCGACCCCGGCTTGGTTGATGAACTCGTCCGAAACGCGAATATGACTCTCGGGCTTGAAGTAGGCGATGCCCGAGTCTTCGATATCGACGCGAAAGGTGAACACCGTCATCAAGATCAGCAAGGGCAGCGTCACGATCAAGATCGGTTTGCGCCACTGGATCAACCGCGCGCAGAACGCCACCAGATAACGCGAAATGATCGATTCCTTGTGCACGGCAGCGAGGGTTTTCGGAGTCTGGTCCTTGCCCCAGATCGAAATCCAGGCCGGAATCAGCAACAGTGAAATAATCAGCGCCGCCGTCAGGCCGATGGACATGAATACGCCGAAATTGCGGATGCTGACGATGTTGTTGGTCGTGGAAATCATGAAGGTGGCGATGGTAGTCACCGTCGTCAACACCACCGGCACCACCATCAGCCGTTGCGTCTCGCGATTGGCTTCACGGTTACTTTTACCGGCGTTTTTCTGCTCGTAATACTCGGCCATCACATGGATCGCATCCGAGCAGCAAATGGTGAACAGAAACACCGGCAGGACACTGGTCAGCAAGTCGAACGGCACCCGCAACAAAGCCATCAGGCCCAGTGTCCAGATGGTGCAGAACAGAATATTGAACAGCGGCAACAGCACGCCCAGCGGTTTGCGGAAGAAGAAAATCAACAGCAGGGTGATCAGCAAAAAGACAATCGGAAACAGCACCGCCAGGTCATGGTCGATGATCTCCTGCTGGGCCGCGATGAAGATCGGCATGCCGGCAATGAAGATCTCATCCTTGAACTCTGGGTGCGCTGCCTGATAGTCCGCGACAATGCCGCGCACGATCTGGTAGGCGCGCAGTTGCGCCTGGGCGTCGTCTTGCTTGGTGCCCAGCTCGGCCACCAGCATCGCGACTTTCTTGTCCTTGGAGACGACCCCGTCGACCATCAGCTCGTTGCCCATGATCTGCGACTCGACCAGCGCCGGGTCCATGTCGTAGGCGTTGAGGGTCTTGTGGATCAGCAACTCGCCATCGCCGGTCAGCACGATGTTTTCCAGGTCGCCCATCGACGCCATTTCACGGATCGGGTTGATTCGCTCGGCGAGAAAAGTCAGGAACAGCTGATCATGGGCATCCCAGTTCTGGCTCTTGGCGTAATCACGCAGGGCCTTGGCCTGGGCGTAGTCGTTCTGGGAAAAACCGTTCTCCAGAATGTCCCGCGCCAGCAACTGTGCACGACTGTCGTCTGGGTGCTTCGCAACGATTTGCGTCAACTGTTCCTTGTCGGCGTCGTTGGCCAGGATCATCTTGCGCACCGATTGCGACATCGAAAACAGTGCGTTGAGGGTCGGCTTGTTGAACACCGTCTGCGGGTTGTTGATTGCCACCATCACCGAGTCAAACGTGCCGGTGAATTCGCTTTGCAAGTCGATGATGGTCTTGCGCGCCGGATGGGTTTCCTTGAGCAAGTAAGGGTTGGTGTCGGAGATCAGCGAGCCCAGCGTATAGGTGAAATACGCCGTGACCGCCACCAGCAGGAAAACGATCGCCCGCGCATAGCGCTCGACGAAGTTCAGGTATCTTTCCATGATCATGCGTTCCAGGGTCGTCGGGATCGGTGCTTAGCGGGCAGACACGGCAAAGTCCGGCACGTCGCCGGTTTTCAGCCCGCGCTTGATGGCGGTCTGGGTGAACAAACGGTCTTCCAGTTGCACGTTGTATTGCAGGTGGTTGAAGCGCATCTCTGAACGCGTGCCGTCGATGAAGTGTTCGGTTTCGCTCAACACGATGCTGTCGATCGAGTCGATGGTGTCGACCTTTTGCGTGCGCATCTGCTTGACCAGCACGCCTTTGACGTCGAAGAAGTCCTGACGCATGACCAGGAAATTCTGCTTGTCGATCCACACTTTCAGCTTGTTGTAGCCAGTCTTGGCCAGCACCTCGGGCGACGCCGGTTCACGCTCGATCACGTAGCAGTCGCGGCCCTTGACCTGTTCTTCGCCGACCAGCGTCTGGGTGTAATCCTTGACCCTGATCTTGTCCAGGTCGGCGTAGGAGTACTCGCTGCCCATGAACGAGCCGCGCTTGTCGGTGGTGGAGATCCGCCGCGTCTGGCGGCTGACCGGCAAGTACATCCACTGGCTGTCTTCCTGACCCAGGGTTTCGTGGGGGTTTTCAATATGAAAAGCCACGTCGCGCACGTCAGTGGGGGCGGAGAAATACATGCTGAATTTGTCGCTGTCCGGGTAATCCTTTTGCAGGTAAGTGAACTCGCGAACCCGAGTATTGCCCTTTTTGTCGTGGAGGATCAGCGACACTTGGGACATGAAGCTTTTGCCGTCGTTTCGATCCCGTACCTGGCGGATGATTTCATCGGCATTCTTGCCGTCGGCGGCGGTGGCGCAAGCGCCGCTCAGGATCAATGCGGCGGCGGTCAGACTTTTGAATAGCGGCAACATGGGAACTTCCCTTTTCGTCAGATGAATATGGTCGAGCCCATGCGCCAGGGGCACGCAGGCGTCATAGGGTTAAAACAGGTAACCGGCGGACAGCCGCACTTGATCGCGGTTGTCGTACTCGCCGAAGGGCTTGTCGGGCTTGCCGAAGAACACATCCACTTCCAGCCCGAGCTTGATCCAGTCCACCGGTTTGTAAGTGAAGATGCCTTGCAACAGCGCATCGTCGTTAAACGGTGGCGAGGCGGCGACCACCAGCCGGCTCTTGAGTCGGTCCTGCCAATGGGTGCCCTCGGCGGATAAGGTGAACAGGTGCTCGCGCTTGTCTTGCAGCATGCCGTCCTGCCAGTCGAGCAATTGCTGTTGCTGCCACTGCACGGAAATCAGCCAGTCACGCAGCAAGTAGTCGACGCCCAGCAACGACTTGACCATCGAGGTGCTGTCGGCGCCGTAAGTGCGGGTCGGATTGGTCACCCGCCAGTTGTCGAACCAGGCAATTTCGCTGCGCACCACGATGCTGTGACCGGCGTCGATCGCGAGCCCCGCGCCGCCCATGGTGTAACGGGGAAACTGGCGCTCCAGTCGCGTGCGGCCGTCATCGGCCAGGCCTTCGACGGCGTACACCGGGTCCTGTTGACGGGCGTTCAGTGCGACGAAACTGGTGTCCACCGACCCGATCCGGCCGTTGGCGCTCAGGCCATACGAAAAGCCCTTGCCACCGTCGTAGCCGGGTTTGGAATCGAGCAGGAAATACTGAGGATCCGGCGCGGCAAATAACGGCGCGTCGAACTCGCTGCCCGCCACCGGCGGCTGGTTTTTCACAAAGTCGGTGACCCACAGCGCCTCCAGTTCCCACTCGCCCACCGGTTGCGCAAACCGCACCATGGGCACCGCGATCCGGCTGTCTTCCAGCAGCGGAGTCAGGCCATCGCGATAGTCCACCGGGTTGATCTGGTCGAGCACCCGCAACTCATCGGCACGACCCCAGACCACTTGCTGCCAGCCGACAGTCACCTCGCCGTCGCCCACCGACTGGCCCCAGTACAAATGCCGCCAGTCGGCGTCGAAGCGGTATTTGTCCCGCGCCCGTTCGCTGTACGGATTGTTGCCGTCGTAGCGAGCGTCGTAACGCACCCGGCCCTTGGCCTTGTAGTAACCACCGTCCCAGTTGTCTTCCAGGTTGGCCTTGAAATACATGGCCTTCTGGGTGATCTGGTCGTCACCGTGCAGGCGCAACGCGGTGGCGACGCCGACCTCGGCGTCGGCGTAATCCGGCTTGAGATCGTCGACCGTCAATTCAGCCAGCGCCGGCGGCGCGACCATGCAGGCCAATACCGCCCACGCGGCACGGTTAATGTGTGATCCCGGCATGGTTACATTCCCAACCCGACACCGCCGTCGATCACCAGGCTCTGCGCGGTGACCCCGCCCGCTTCGGGGCTGGCCAGGTAACGCACCATCGCCGCGACTTCTTCGCTTTGAATGAAGCGGCGCATCGGCAGTTTTTTCTTGGCGTTGCGCAGGATCTGTTCCTGGGTCAGCCCGGCAATGGCCGCTTGCGCCGCCAGTTCACCTTGCAGCATGGGCGTGTCGATCCATGCGGGCAGAATCGCGTTGACGGTGATCAACCGTGGTGCCAGGTCCAGCGCCAGGGCTTTGGTCATGCCGACGATGCCGTGTTTGGAAGCGCAGTACGCGGTGTTGCGGACCTTGCCGGCGCGGCCGAGGATCGACGACATGTTGATGATCCGCCCGCGGTCCGGCATCAACGGCAGGCACAAAGAAGTGACGTAGAACG
This region of Pseudomonas mandelii genomic DNA includes:
- a CDS encoding efflux RND transporter permease subunit codes for the protein MERYLNFVERYARAIVFLLVAVTAYFTYTLGSLISDTNPYLLKETHPARKTIIDLQSEFTGTFDSVMVAINNPQTVFNKPTLNALFSMSQSVRKMILANDADKEQLTQIVAKHPDDSRAQLLARDILENGFSQNDYAQAKALRDYAKSQNWDAHDQLFLTFLAERINPIREMASMGDLENIVLTGDGELLIHKTLNAYDMDPALVESQIMGNELMVDGVVSKDKKVAMLVAELGTKQDDAQAQLRAYQIVRGIVADYQAAHPEFKDEIFIAGMPIFIAAQQEIIDHDLAVLFPIVFLLITLLLIFFFRKPLGVLLPLFNILFCTIWTLGLMALLRVPFDLLTSVLPVFLFTICCSDAIHVMAEYYEQKNAGKSNREANRETQRLMVVPVVLTTVTTIATFMISTTNNIVSIRNFGVFMSIGLTAALIISLLLIPAWISIWGKDQTPKTLAAVHKESIISRYLVAFCARLIQWRKPILIVTLPLLILMTVFTFRVDIEDSGIAYFKPESHIRVSDEFINQAGVAGTAPGWIAIDSKEPRGVLTTEVVQFIDKLDHFIKQQPHVSYGYSLATYVKRMNLVLNDMNPDYLRVPQALEQVTSVNDEGQVERFEVPGNSLIEQHVMLFENGGGSDLNNVLNADYSKALTLYTMTSSVASDYQAMLDQLDAWLLVNKPANLEVTHAGTPLIWTGVLQEITQGQVLSFSLALLVVTLMMMYWLKSVRLGVLGMLTLLTTSVTVYGFMFLFGIELNIGTTLVTFLVVGVVDYAVHLLSRIKLLVQQGIHIDAAILQAMHSVGRSTVVNVVIFSVGFMALLFSDFKPIVDLGALVAMALFSSGVMTILLVTLVSPWFFAAIVPVAPLPEKDRAAGKPALI
- a CDS encoding DUF1302 domain-containing protein, which codes for MPGSHINRAAWAVLACMVAPPALAELTVDDLKPDYADAEVGVATALRLHGDDQITQKAMYFKANLEDNWDGGYYKAKGRVRYDARYDGNNPYSERARDKYRFDADWRHLYWGQSVGDGEVTVGWQQVVWGRADELRVLDQINPVDYRDGLTPLLEDSRIAVPMVRFAQPVGEWELEALWVTDFVKNQPPVAGSEFDAPLFAAPDPQYFLLDSKPGYDGGKGFSYGLSANGRIGSVDTSFVALNARQQDPVYAVEGLADDGRTRLERQFPRYTMGGAGLAIDAGHSIVVRSEIAWFDNWRVTNPTRTYGADSTSMVKSLLGVDYLLRDWLISVQWQQQQLLDWQDGMLQDKREHLFTLSAEGTHWQDRLKSRLVVAASPPFNDDALLQGIFTYKPVDWIKLGLEVDVFFGKPDKPFGEYDNRDQVRLSAGYLF
- a CDS encoding MerR family transcriptional regulator; protein product: MYIGKAAQLSGTTVKSIRHYEEIGLLPEPKREGKYRIYSQQSVEVLTFIKCAQQLGFKLKELRLMLNNYHGDEFPWDMAQKAIAEKKAELVSQIGALQQLHNGLEEFENNLNDARDECQFERIARYGEKNPGNTLN
- a CDS encoding SDR family NAD(P)-dependent oxidoreductase, whose protein sequence is MSRTILITGAAKGIGRAVAENFAADAGHRLILLDLDLPELQRWVDEQHGQIKARVETHSANIADLEGMEAFFKMLAKQVDYVDVLVNSAGICNENEPEDLHNWHKVISVNLNGTFYVTSLCLPLMPDRGRIINMSSILGRAGKVRNTAYCASKHGIVGMTKALALDLAPRLITVNAILPAWIDTPMLQGELAAQAAIAGLTQEQILRNAKKKLPMRRFIQSEEVAAMVRYLASPEAGGVTAQSLVIDGGVGLGM
- a CDS encoding outer membrane lipoprotein-sorting protein; protein product: MLPLFKSLTAAALILSGACATAADGKNADEIIRQVRDRNDGKSFMSQVSLILHDKKGNTRVREFTYLQKDYPDSDKFSMYFSAPTDVRDVAFHIENPHETLGQEDSQWMYLPVSRQTRRISTTDKRGSFMGSEYSYADLDKIRVKDYTQTLVGEEQVKGRDCYVIEREPASPEVLAKTGYNKLKVWIDKQNFLVMRQDFFDVKGVLVKQMRTQKVDTIDSIDSIVLSETEHFIDGTRSEMRFNHLQYNVQLEDRLFTQTAIKRGLKTGDVPDFAVSAR
- a CDS encoding NAD(P)H-dependent oxidoreductase, with the translated sequence MSKRMLVILGHPSTDSFCGALSETYVQAAKDAGHDVRLLRLDALDFDPVLHHGYNTIQPLEPDLLQAQADITWAEHLTFVYPIWWGGIPALMKGFLDRIFLPGFAFKYREGKAFPDKLLKGRTAHLLVTMDTPPWYYKWVYHMPGLHQMRKTTLEFCGIKPLKTLTFGPILGSKSTQRDAWLEQARVTAGS